Genomic window (Streptomyces sp. TG1A-60):
ACACGACCGGGGACCACGCCGCGGGAGAGGCGGCAGACGCGGGAGAGCGCGCGTCCGGCGTGACCGCGGAGGCCCCGGGGGAGCCCTCCGAGGCTCCTGGAGGGGCGTACGCCCCTCCGGCCCGCGAGACGGCCGAGGAGGCCCCGGAAGCCGCCCGGGAGTCCGCCGAGCCGGCCGGTGAGGCCGACGCGGGGGCCACTGCGGGCGCGGAGGAGCCGGAGACGGCCCCGGAGGCACCCGAGTCCGCCACCGCTGCCGAGGCCGACGTGGCCTCCGGGACCTCCGGAGCCTCCGGGACCGAGGGCGACCCGGCCCCGGTCGTCGAGCCGGGGCCGTCCCCGCACGACGACCACCCCCTCGCCTCGTACGTCCTGCGCGTCAACGGCACCGACCGGCCCGTCAGCGACGCCTGGATCGGCGAGTCGCTGCTCTACGTACTGCGCGAGCGGCTCGGCCTCGCGGGCGCCAAGGACGGCTGCTCGCAGGGCGAGTGCGGCGCCTGCAACGTCCAGGTCGACGGGCGGCTCGTGGCGTCCTGCCTGGTCCCGGCCGTCACCGCCGCGAGCACCGAGGTGCGCACCGTGGAGGGCCTCGCCGCCGACGGGCAGCCCTCGGACGTGCAGCGGGCCCTCGCCCGGTGCGGCGCCGTGCAGTGCGGTTTCTGCGTGCCCGGCATGGCGATGACCGTGCACAACCTCCTTGAGGGCAACCCGGACCCCACCGATCTGGAGACCCGCCAGGCGCTCTGCGGCAACCTCTGCCGCTGCTCCGGTTACCGGGGCGTCCTGTCGGCCGTACGTGAGGTGGTCGCCGAACGCGAGGCGAACGCCGCCGTCGAGAACGAGGCCGACGCGGGCCCCGGCGAGGCACGCATCCCGCACCAGGCGGGTCCCGGCGCGGGCGGCGTCAACGCGGCGTCGCACGACTCCCAGGGAGCACCACCACCGGCACCGCACGACCCCGGCCAGTCGTACGGCGGCCAGGGCATGTCGTTCGCGGGTCAGGGCGACTCGTACGGTGGTCAGGACCAGTCCTTCGGTGGTCAGGACCACGGCTTTGGTGGAGGTCAGGGCGACTCGTACGGTGGTCAGGACCAGAGCTTCGGTGGTCAGGACCACGGCTTTGGTGGAGGTCAGGGCGACTCGTACGGCGGTCAGGACCAGTCCTTCGGCGGTCAGGACGACTCGTACGGCGGTCAGGGCCGCTCGTTCGGCCAGGACGGAGGCCAGGCGTGAGCAACGAAACCGTCATCGCGACGCCCACGGGGCCCGGGGAGGCCGCGTCCGCGCCCGAGCAGCTGCCCCACGGCCTGGGCGCGTCGCTGCCGCCCGCCGACGCCCGTGCCAAGTCGGAGGGCACCTTCCCGTACGCGGCCGATCTGTGGGCCGAGGGCCTGCTGTGGGCGGCCGTGCTCCGCTCGCCGCACCCGCACGCGCGCATCGTGTCCATCGACACGTCCCACGCGCGCGACATGCCGGGCGTACGGGCCGTCGTCACCCACGAGGACGTGCCCGGCGTCGCCCTGCACGGCCGCGGCAGGGCGGACCGGCCCCTGTTCGCCTCCGAGGTCGTACGCCACCACGGCGAGCCCATCGCGGCCGTCGCCGCCGACCACCCGGACACCGCGCGGATGGCCGCCGCCGCCGTCATCGTCGAGTACGAGGTACTCGACCCGGTGGTCGACCCGGAGCAGGCCTTCGAGGCCGAGCCCCTGCACCCCGACGGCAACCTGATCCGGCACATCCCGCTGCGCCACGGCGACCCGAACGCGGCCGGCGAGATCGTCGTCGAGGGCCAGTACCGCATCGGCCGCGCGGACCCGGCCCCCATCGGTGCCGAGGCCGGCCTCGCCGTGCCCCGCCCCGACGGCGGCGTCGAGCTGTATCTGGCCTCCACCGACCCGCACACCGACCGCGACGCCGCAGCCGCCTGCTACGGGCTGGCACCCGACCGTGTCAAGATCGTCGTCACCGGTGTCCCCGGTGCCACCGCCGACCGCGAGGACCAGGGCTTCCAGCTCCCACTCGGCCTGCTGGCCCTGAAGACCGGCTGCCCGGTGAAGCTGACCGCCAGCCGCGAGGAGTCCTTCCTGGGCCACGCCCACCGGCACCCGACCCTGCTCCGCTACCGTCACCACGCGGACGCCGAGGGCAGGCTCGTCAAGGTGGAGGCGCAGCTCCTGCTCGACGCGGGCGCGTACGCCGACACGTCGTCGGAGGCGCTGGCCGCCGCCGTCTCGTTCGCCTGCGGCCCGTACGTCGTACCGAACGCCTTCATCGAGGGCTGGGCGGTACGCACCAACAACCCGCCCTCGGGCCATGTGCGCGGCGAGGGCGCGATGCAGGTCTGCGCCGCGTACGAGGCGCAGATGGACAAGCTCGCGAAGAAGCTGGGGCTCGACCCGGCGGAACTGCGCATGCGCAACGTGATGTCCACGGGTGACGTGCTGCCGACGGGCCAGTCGGTGACCTGCCCGGCCCCCGTCGCCGAACTCCTCCAGGCCGTCCAGGAGTTCCCGCTCCCGGCGCTGCCCAAGGACACGCCCGAGGAGGAGTGGCTGCTGCCCGGCGGCCCCGAGGGCGCGGGCGAACCCGGCGCGGTCCGCCGTGGCGTCGGCTACGGCCTCGGCATGGTCCACATGCTCGGCGCCGAGGGCGCGGACGAGGTCTCCACCGCCACCGTGAAGGTCCACGACGGCATCGCGACCGTCCTGTGCGCGGCCGTCGACACCGGCCAGGGCTTCTCCACCCTCGCCCGGCAGATCGTCCAAGAGACCCTCGGTATCGACGAGGTCCACATCGCCCAGGTCGACACCGACCAGCCCTCGGCGGGTCCAGGCTGCCGAGGCCGTCACACCTGGGTCTCGGGCGGCGCGGTGGAACGTGCGGCGAAGATGGTCCGCACCCAACTGCTGCAGCCGCTCGCGCACAAGTTCGGCATGTCCACGGAGCTGTTGCAGATCACCGACGGCAAGATCACCTCGTACGACGGTGTCCTGTCGACCACGGTCGCGGAGGCGCTGGACGGCAAGGAACTCTGGGCCACCGCCCAGTGCCGTCCGCACCCCACCGAGCCGCTGGACGGCGCCGGCCAGGGCGACGCGTTCGTGGGCCTGGCGTTCTGCGCGATCCGGGCCGTGGTGGACGTGGACATCGAACTCGGCTCGGTACGGGTCGTGGAGCTGGCCGTCGCCCAGGACGTCGGCCGGGTCCTCAACCCGGCCCAGCTCGCCGCGCGTATCGAGGCGGGCGTCACCCAGGGCGTCGGCGTCGCGCTGACCGAGAACCTCCGCACCCCTCGGGGCCTGATCCGCCACCCCGATCTCACCGGCTACGCCCTGCCCACCGCCCTGGACGCCCCCGACATCCAGATCGTCAAACTGGTGGAGGAGCGGGACGTCGTGGCCCCGTTCGGCGCGAAGGCGGCCAGCGCGGTGCCGGTGGTCACCTCCCCTGCGGCCATCGCGGCGGCGGTGCGGGCGGCCACGGGACGCCCCGTGAACCGCCTGCCGATCCGGCCGCAGGCGGCGGTGGTGACGGGGGCGTAGGCGGCCCGGCACCGCCTCTGACGTGCTCGTTCGCGTGGACGTCGGGCGATGTCAGTGGGGCGGCGTAGGGTTCTTGGCAGTGGGGACGCCCGACGGCTCGGCGGTCGGGAAATCCCTGTGGGGGAGCACGTAGCGACCCATGTGCTGGGGGGAGCCATGAGCACGATGACGACGGGACCAATGGGCCTGACGGACCTGAACGACCTGAACGAACCGGGTCACTTGAGTGCCCCGGCGGTGCTGGCCGGTGGACCGGTCACCCGGTCGGGGCTGGCGCTCGACCTGCCCGCCCGCCTGCTGGACGAGGAGTTCGGGCAGGGCAGCGTGTGGCGCTTCGAGGACTTCGACTTCCCGGCCACGCTCACCCACGAGCCGACCCGCCGCTTCCTGCGGGACATGGGTCTGCCCGAGGGACACGGCTTCTTCCAGCTCGACACGGACATCCCGCTGCCGACCCTCGCCGAGTACCACGCCGGCGAGCACCCGGCAGGCTCCACCGCCGGCCGACTTCCGCCCAGAGCCGCCCACTTGATCCGCCTCGGCCACTTCGTCGAAGGCAACAGCCTCGTCGTCGACGGCACCACCGGCGCGATCCTCAACTGGAGCGAGCCCGAGTCCGCCCTCTGCCCCCTCGACGCCGACATCTCCACCCTCGCCTTCACGCTGTGGCTGCTGCACCGCGAGAAGCGCGAGGGAGCGCCGACGGGCTGCTGGGTGGAGGCCTTGCGGAACGAGGCATGCGCGGGCTCCGGTGCCGCACGGGAGACCGCGGCGGGAATCGAACCCGCGTAGGTCCCCGCGAGCGGAGCTCGCTGATGCACGCGGCACGGGCGGCTTCCTCCGCGACGGGACTGCCGTACGCCGTTCACGAAGGGCGTGGGGCCTTGACGAAGGTCCCGGGTGGTGCGGCGCCTCGGACACCGACCTGTTCGGCAAGGTGTCGGCACTCCTGCGGTCGCTCGCGATCAACCGCACCCTGGTCGACGGGAACAAGCGCACGGCCTGGACAGCCTGTGTCGTCTTCCTGGCCGTGAACGATGTGCAGCTCCGGCCGGACGTCGACGCCGCCTCACGCCTTGTGATCGCCGTGGCCACCGGTGACGTGGACGAGGTCGAGGTCATCTCCGAGGCTCTGCGGGAGCTTGCCGAGCAGCCGATGTGAGCTGAGTCCCATCTGCGGGTGGCCCGGCCTCGTTCGCGCGTTGACCGAACCGGGTCGCCGGTAGGGTGGCCCGGTTGTCATACGTAGCCGAGGTGTCCGAGTCGCTGCGCGGGTCGTCCCGGCTACGCCGCCGAGCCGCCCGCCCGTCGATTCGACCCCCAGACCGGAGACCGTGACTACCACCGCCGCCTCCCACCACCTCTCTCCCGCCTTCCCGGGCCGTGCCCCCTGGGGTACCGCCAGCAAGCTGCGTGCCTGGCAGCAGGGGGCGATGGAGAAGTACCTCCAGGAGCAGCCGCGGGACTTCCTCGCGGTCGCGACCCCGGGTGCCGGGAAGACGACCTTCGCGCTGACGCTCGCGTCCTGGCTGCTGCACCACCACGTCGTGCAGCAGGTGACGGTCGTGGCGCCCACCGAGCACCTGAAGAAGCAGTGGGCCGAGGCCGCGGCGCGGATAGGGATCAAGCTGGACCCGGAGTACAGCGCGGGGCCGCTCGGCAAGGAGTACCACGGGGTCGCGGTCACGTATGCGGGCGTCGGTGTCCGGCCCATGCTGCACCGCAACCGCAGCGAGCAGCGCAAGACCCTCGTCATCCTCGACGAGATCCACCACGCCGGTGACAGCAAGTCCTGGGGCGAGGCGTGCCTGGAGGCATTCGAGCCCGCCACCCGGCGGCTCGCGCTCACCGGGACGCCCTTCCGGTCCGACACCAATCCCATCCCCTTCGTGACCTACGAGGAGGGGACGGACGGAATCCGGCGGTCGTCCGCCGACTACACCTACGGCTACGGCAACGCCCTCGCCGACAACGTCGTGCGGCCCGTCATCTTCCTGTCCTACAGCGGCAACATGCGCTGGCGGACCAAGGCGGGGGACGAGATCGCCGCGCGGCTCGGCGAGCCCATGACCAAGGACGCGGTCAGCCAGGCCTGGCGTACCGCCCTCGATCCGCGCGGCGAGTGGATGCCCAGTGTGCTGCGCGCCGCCGACCAGCGGCTCACCGAGGTCAGGAAGGCCATCCCGGACGCCGGCGCCCTCGTCATCGCCAGCGACCAGGACTCCGCCCGCGCCTACGCCAAGCTGATCCGGGAGATCACGGGGACGAGCGCGACCGTCGTCCTGTCGGACGACTCGGGCGCGTCGGACCGGATCGACGAGTTCAGCCACAGCACCGACCGCTGGATGGTCGCCGTGCGGATGGTGTCCGAGGGCGTCGACGTGCCCCGGCTGGCGGTGGGGGTCTATGCCACCACCATCTCCACCCCGCTGTTCTTCGCGCAGGTCGTCGGGCGGTTCGTGCGGTCGCGGCGGCGCGGCGAGACGGCGTCCGTGTTCCTGCCGACCGTGCCCGACCTGCTCACCTTCGCCAACGAGATGGAGGTGGAGCGGGACCACGCCCTCGACAAGCCGAAGAAGGAGGGTGAGGAGGATCCGTACGCCGAGGAGGAGAAGCTCCTCCAGGAGGCGGAGAAGCAGCAGGACGAGGACACCGGCGAGCAGGACATGCTGCCGTTCGAGGCGCTTGAGTCCGACGCGGTGTTCGACCGGGTCATGTATAACGGCGCCGAGTTCGGGATGCAGGCCCACCCCGGGAGCGAGGAGGAGCAGGACTACCTGGGGATTCCGGGGCTGCTGGAGCCCGACCAGGTGCAGTTGCTGCTCCAGAAGCGGCAGGCGCGGCAGATCGCGCACAGCAGGCGGAAGCCGGACGCCGAGGCCGATCTGGTGGAGCTTCCGGCCGAGCGGCGGCCCGTCGTCACCCACAAGGAGCTGCTTGAGCTGCGCAAACAGCTCAACGGCATGGTCGGCGCGTACTCCCACCAGAGCGGCAAGCCGCACGGCGTCATCCACACCGAGGTGCGGCGGGTGTGCGGCGGACCGCCGAGCGCCGAGGCCACGGCGGGGCAGCTGCGGCAGCGGATCGCCAAGGTGCAGGAGTGGGCCACGCGCATGAAGTGACGCCCGGTTCGGCAGGCGGACGGGCGTGCGTGTTTGCGTGTGCGCCGGGCGGGGGTTGCGCGCGCCGGGCGAGACGCACCCGTGCATTTCGCGACAAAGAGGGTAGTTCACACCGGTCACTGACCGGATTCTGGACGGAGTCTTCCGCTGAGCGAACCGGCTCGTTTACTGTCCCGCTACGCACACGCCCCGTGGCAGCGCCGCCGCGGAGCGCAGCCGTGAAGCGACTCCGCCCGGATGTACCGGGTTCAGCCGATCGGCGGCCTCTGTAGCGCGTCGCCGAACGGGATCGGTGGCGCATCCGCCGTGACAGAGGTCGCCGCCCTCACCAAGAAGGAGTGGGCGTCGTGACCGCGGAGACCTCTCAGACTCTGGATCGAGGACTGCGTGTCCTCAAGTTGCTCGCCGACACCGATCACGGGCTGACCGTCACCGAGCTGTCCACCAAGCTCGGGGTCAACCGGACCGTGGTGTACCGCCTGCTCGCCACGCTGGAGCAGCACTCCCTCGTACGGCGTGACCTGGGCGGACGTGCCCGGGTCGGGCTGGGGGTGCTGCGGCTCGGGCGGCAGGTGCATCCGCTGGTACGGGAGGCCGCGTTGCCGGCGTTGCGGTCGTTGGCCGAGGACATAGGGGCGACCGCGCATCTCACACTGGTCGACGGTACCGAGGCGCTGGCTGTCGCCGTGGTGGAGCCGACGTGGACGGACTACCACGTGGCGTATCGGGCCGGGTTTCGCCATTCCCTGGACCGGGGGGCTGCCGGGCGGGCGATTCTGTCGGGGCGGCAGCAGCCGGGGGACTGGCCGGGGTATGCGCTCACGCACGGGGAACTGGAGGCGGGGGCGAGTGGGGCTGCGGCCCCGTTGCTCGGGGTGGCCGGGGTCGAGGGCAGCGTGGGGGTGGTGATGCTGGCCGACGCGGTACCGGAGCGGGTGGGGCCGCGTGTCATGCACGCGGCCCGGGAGGTCGCGGACGCGCTGCGCTGAGGGTGGTGGTCGTCGGTGACCCGGCGCCGGGCCTGGCCGACGGCGGGCGGCGCGCTGGAGCTGAAGGAATCCCAAGAGGGCTTCCCCGTCGGCGTCCGCGCGGTTCTGGAGCTGTTGCGCATGCGCGGGCGGCCCATGACCGTGCCGCGGATGGGGCGGACGCTGGCGCTGAGCCGGCAGTTCGTGCGGCGGATGGTCAACGAGGCGGCGGGGCGGGACCTCGTCGAGGCGATCCCCAACCCCGCGCACCAGCGGTCCTCCCTGTTCCGGCTGACCGACACCGGCCGCGTGACGATCGAGACGCTGCTCGCCCGGGAGAGCGTGCTGCCGGAGCGGGCGAGCGGTGACCTGACGGAGGCCGACGTCGACGCCTGCGTACGGGAGCTGACGCGGATGCTCGAACTCTTCGAGGACGTGGACGTCAACCGAGGTTCCGCACCTCCACCGGCCCCTGCCGTGGCCCTGCCCCCGGGGACCACCGCCCGTGGCCGGAACCGGCCCTCACGTTAGATTGATCCCGTGCCCTCTCGTCTCGCCAGCCTTTCGCGCCCCGTGGCCGTAGCCGTCTGTGCCCTGCCCGTCGTGGGGCTGCTCGCGACGGCGGCGCTCGCGCCGTTGCCGTTCTCCGTGGCACAGCCGGGGATGACGGCGAACGTCCTGGGCGAGAACAGGGGGGAGCCCGTGATCACGATCACCGGCACGGAGACCCGCCGGACCAGCGGCCAGCTGCGGATGACGACGATCGAGGCGACGGGGCCGGACGCCCGTGTCGGTCTCGGCGATGTGCTCGACGGCTGGTTCCGCACGGACCAGGCGATCATGCCGCGCGACGCGGTCTACCCCAGCGGGGACACGGCCGAGGAGATCGAGGAGTACAACGAGGCGGAGATGAGGGAGTCCCAGGACACGGCCACCGAGGCGGCCCTCGCCTACCTCGGCGAGGACGCCGAGGACATCGAGGTCACCCTGCGGCTCGCCGACGTCGGCGGCCCCAGCGCGGGTCTGCTCTTCTCGCTCGGCATCGTCGAGAAACTCGAAGGCGACGGCAGCGGCGGCGATCTCACGGGCGGTCGCGTCATCGCCGGTACGGGAACCATCGACACGACCGGCAAGGTCGGCGCGGTCGGCGGAGTCACCCTCAAGACCCAGGCCGCCCACCGTGACGGCGCCACCGTCTTCCTCGTCCCCAGGGCCGAGTGCGCCGACGCCAAGGCCGAACTGCCCGAGGGGATGCGGCTCATCCCGGTGACGACCCTGAAGGGCGCGGTCAGCTCTCTGGTGGCGCTGGAGACGGGCAAGGGCTCCGTACCCGGCTGCTGACTCAGCCCTCCCTCACGAACCCCTCCGCCACCATCCAGTCCAGCGCCACCCGGTGCGGGTCCTCCCCGTCCACATCCACCCTGGCGTTCAGCTTCCGCGCCACGTCGTTGTTCAGATTCTCCGTGATGGGGGCGAGGACGTCGGCGATCTCCGGCCACTCCTCCAGCGTCTCGGAGTTGATCTCGGGGGCCGCGTTGTAGTGGGGGAAGAACTTCCGGTCGTCGTCCATCACCGCGAGCTTCATCGACTCGATGCGCCCGTCGGTCGTGTAGACCTCCCCGTACAGGCAGCTCCCCTTCGCCGCCTGGGTGTAGATGATGCCGCTGTCCATCTGGGTGATGTTCGCGGCGGGCAGGCTCATGCCGTACGCCTTCTGCATGCCGGGCAGTCCGTCCGCGCGGTTGGCGAACTCGCTCTCCACACACAGGGTGACGGCCTCGGGGTCCTTCGCCGCGAGCACGGCGACGTCGGAGAGGCTCTTCGTGCCGTACCTGGCGGAGTTGGGCCGGTTCAGGGCGAGGGCGTAGGTGTTGTCGAGCGCGGAGGGCGGCAGCCAGGTCAGACCGTTGCCGAGGTCGGCGTCGCGGACCTCCTCCCACTGCCGCCGGGGGTCGGTGATGGGTGTGCTGTTGCCCTGGTAGGTGATCCAGGCGGTGCCCGTGTACTCGTACATGGCGTCCGCCTCCCCGCTCCGCACCGCCTCCCGGGCGCCGAACGAACCCTGGATGCCGGTGCGGTCGACCACCTCCGCACCGGCCGCCTGGAAGGCGATGCCCATGACGGCACCGAGGATCAGGTTCTCGGTGAAGTCCTTGGACGTCACGGTCAGATCGGCGCCCTTCAGCGGTCGGCCCTGCCCGACCGAGCCCGGCAGCACGTCGTCGGCCATGGGGGAGCCGCTGGTCAGCCCGCAGCCGGCCACCAGCAGTCCGCCTCCCCAGAGCAGCAGAGGCGTGCGCGCTCTCACGAGGCGGTCTCCAAGCCCCGTGGTCGCAACGCCAGTTCCGCCAGCGAGGCGAGCCAGTCGACCAGCAGGGCGAGGGCGACCGTCAGGATCGAGCCGAGCACGAGGACGGGCATGCGCTGGTTGGTGATCCCGGTCGTGATCAGTACGCCGAGGCCGCCGCCCCCGCCGAAGGTGGCGAGGGTCGCCGTGCCCACGTTCAGGACGAGGGCGGTGCGTACGCCCGCGAGGATCAGCGGTACGGCCAGGGGGAGTTCGACGCGGGCGAGCACTTCCGCCGGGGACATGCCGATGCCCCGGGCGGCTTCGAGGAGGGTCGGGTCGTTCGCCTTCAGGCCGGCGATCGTGTTGGACAGGACGGGCAGGACGGCGTAGACGATGATGCCGACCAGCGCCGCCTTCCGTCCGATGCCCAGCCAGATCACCAGCAGCGCCAGGAGGCCGATGGCGGGGGCGGCCTGGCCCGTGTTGGCGACGGTCAGGGCCACCGGGGTGGCCCGGCGGAACCTCTCCCGGGTCAGCAGGACGCCCAGCGGGATCGCGATGATCAGCACGAAGAAGGTGGAGATCGCGGTCAGCTGGACGTGCTGCCACAGGGCCTGCCACACCTGACCGTTCGAGAGGGCGTTCACGGAGATCGCGTCCAGCTCGGCCTGCCGGAACCAGAGCCAGGTGGTGAGCAGGACGACCACGAGGACGGAGGGCAACACGGTCAGCTTCTGCCAGGTCAGCGTGGGACTGGGGGACCTGGGCGGCGGAGGGGCATCATCAGAGGGAGGGGCCGTACCCGGCGCAGCGGGGCCGGCCGACGTGGCTGGGCTGTCCGGCACGGAGGTGTCGCCCGGCGCGATCCCCAAGCCCGCCTTGGCGGTGGTGGCGGCGGTCTGGGGCGTGAGGCCTGTCTCGGCCGTGGCGGCGGTCTCGGCCGTGTGGCCCGTCTCGGCGGCGGTCACGGTGCCCCCTCCCCGCCGCGGCTCTCCCGCTCCGCGCGCGTCCGCCCGGCCCGGGCCCCCTCCAGCTCGTGCTGGTGCTCCAGCGCCTCCAGCCGGTCGGCCTCCAGGAGCCCGTGGACGGAGTTGAGCAGGGACTCCATGTCGACGACGCCGGTGTACTCCCCGTGCCGGCCGGTGACGGCGACCCGCCCCGTGTTGTCGGTCAGTACGGCCTCCAGCGCCTCCCGCAGGGTGGCGTCCCTGGTCACGGTGGTGTGGATCGGGGTCCCGGCCCGCGCGAGCGACCCTTTGGCGCGCATCAGGTCGCCGCGCCGCAGCCACTTGAAGGGCCGCCCGTGCCGGTCGAGGAGCAGGACCTCGCCGGTGCCGCCGGCCCGCAGCCGGTTGACGACCTGCTGCAGCGGGTCACCCAGGCTGACCGTCGGATGGTCGGTGACCTCGACATCCCGTACGCGCGTGAGATCGAGTCGCTTCAGCGCGGCGCCCGCGCCCACGAAACCGGAGACGAAGTCGTCGGCGGGGCCCGCGAGGATCGCCTCCGGGGTGTCGAACTGCGCGATGCGCGACCGCTCCCGCAGGATCGCGATCCGGTCGCCCAGCTTGACCGCCTCGTCGAAGTCATGGGTGACGAACACGATCGTCTTGCGCAGCTCGCGCTGGAGCCGCAGCAGCTCGTCCTGGAGGTGGTCGCGGGTGATCGGGTCCACCGCCCCGAACGGCTCGTCCATCAACAGGACGGGCGGATCGGCGGCCAGGGCCCGTGCCACGCCCACCCGATGCTGCTGGCCGCCGGAGAGCCGACGCGGATACCTGTCGTGGAACTCGCCCGGGTCGAGCCCCACCAGGTCCAGCATCTCCGCCACCCGCGCCTTCACCCGGGACGCGGACCAACCGGCCATCCTCGGCACGATCGCGATGTTCTGGGCGACGGTCATGTGCGGGAAGAGACCGGACGACTGGATCGCGTAGCCCACCTCGCGCCGCAGCTTGACCGGATCCATGCCGGTGACGTCCTCACCGTTGATCCGGACGGAGCCGCTGGACGGCTCGATCAACCTGTTGATCATCTTGAGCGTTGTGGACTTGCCGCACCCGGACGGCCCGACCAGCACCACCGTCTCGCCGGCATGGATCCGCAGGGTGACGCTGTCGACGGATGGTTGACGACTGCCTGGATACCGCTTGCTGAGGTTGACCAACTCAATGGTGGCCCCCGTCGTACCAGTCGCCCGTGACGAGCCCTTCGTGCTGTGGTCAGCCACGGATCCCCCTCGGAATCGTCAGCCGCCCGACCAGCACGTACGCGGCGTCGAACAGCAGCGCGAGGGCGACGATGCCGAGCGTGCCGGCGAGCACCTGGTTGAGCGCGTTGGCACTGCCCAGCGAGGCGATGCCGCGGAAGATCTCGTTGCCGAGGCCCGGCCCGGAGGCGTACGCGGCGATCGCGGCGATGCCCATCAGCATCTGCGTGGAGACCCGGATCCCGGTGAGGATCGGTGGCCAGGCGAGCGGCAGTTCGACCCGCAGCAGCCGCACGGGCCGGGACATCCCGATGCCCTTCGCCGCGTCCACCAGCGCCGGATCGACCCCGCGCAGTCCCACGATCGCGTTCCGTACGACCGGCAGCAGCCCGTACAGCGTCAGCGCGATCAACGTCGGGGCCACGCCGAGCCCCGCCACCGGGATCAGCAGACCGATCATGGCGAGGGACGGGACGGTCAGAAGGGTGGCGGCGGTGGTCGTGGCGAGCCCGGCGGCCCACTCCCCGCGATAGGTGACGACGCCGATCAGCACCCCGACGACGGTGGCCACGACCATGCACTGGAAGACCGCGCTGGCGTGCTGATATCCGTCGAACAGCAGTTTCTCGTGGTAGCTGACCACGTACTCCCAGAAACTCACCGGCGCGTACCCCCAGGGTCGGCTAGGTCGTCGTCTCCCGGGACCTTCTGATCGCTCGCGCGACCCTGCGGTTCACTCGTGGAGCGCCGCCTGCTCCACCAGCGGGATGATCCGCAGCGGAACGGGGTTCTCCATGACGATCGCCGTGGCGGCCCGGACGATGCCATCAAAACCGACAACCCGGTCGATCACCCGCTGGAGATCGGCGTTCGAACGGGCCACCAGCCGGCACAGCATGTCCCCGCTGCCGGTCGTCGTGTGCAGCTCCAGTACTTCCGGCACGGTCGCCAAGTGGGCCCGCACGTCCGCCCCTTGCCCCTGCCTGATCTGCAGTGTGGCGAACGCCGTGACCGGGTAGCCGAGCGCGGCCGGGTCGACCTGCGGCCCGAACCCGCGGATGACTCCGTTCGACTGAAGCCGGTCCAGCCGGGCCTGGACCGTGCCCCTCGCGACCCCCAGCCGCCGCGACATCTCCAGCACCCCGATCCGCGGCTCGCGCGCGAGCAGGACGATCAGCCGCCCGTCCAGATGATCGATCGCCATGGGGCCTCC
Coding sequences:
- a CDS encoding 2Fe-2S iron-sulfur cluster-binding protein, with amino-acid sequence MTDDQHGEGTPQQGGHGGWERLPQGDYDDGATTFVQFPEGGIDALLAGDSPLAAPGHGYVPPPIAVNPATTAGTDPSAPGNWAMPAEGAQWHDPNAGQPQPPAQDGFTYDPGSTGQWTFEEPAAQEGTAPGHDVTGEWSIPVAGGDLPDESGEFSASALVEQWGGTPPATLPGGAAAPWATEQIGTAWTAPPPTRSEEHGTADHPAEDPTAGGHTTGDHAAGEAADAGERASGVTAEAPGEPSEAPGGAYAPPARETAEEAPEAARESAEPAGEADAGATAGAEEPETAPEAPESATAAEADVASGTSGASGTEGDPAPVVEPGPSPHDDHPLASYVLRVNGTDRPVSDAWIGESLLYVLRERLGLAGAKDGCSQGECGACNVQVDGRLVASCLVPAVTAASTEVRTVEGLAADGQPSDVQRALARCGAVQCGFCVPGMAMTVHNLLEGNPDPTDLETRQALCGNLCRCSGYRGVLSAVREVVAEREANAAVENEADAGPGEARIPHQAGPGAGGVNAASHDSQGAPPPAPHDPGQSYGGQGMSFAGQGDSYGGQDQSFGGQDHGFGGGQGDSYGGQDQSFGGQDHGFGGGQGDSYGGQDQSFGGQDDSYGGQGRSFGQDGGQA
- a CDS encoding molybdopterin cofactor-binding domain-containing protein — translated: MSNETVIATPTGPGEAASAPEQLPHGLGASLPPADARAKSEGTFPYAADLWAEGLLWAAVLRSPHPHARIVSIDTSHARDMPGVRAVVTHEDVPGVALHGRGRADRPLFASEVVRHHGEPIAAVAADHPDTARMAAAAVIVEYEVLDPVVDPEQAFEAEPLHPDGNLIRHIPLRHGDPNAAGEIVVEGQYRIGRADPAPIGAEAGLAVPRPDGGVELYLASTDPHTDRDAAAACYGLAPDRVKIVVTGVPGATADREDQGFQLPLGLLALKTGCPVKLTASREESFLGHAHRHPTLLRYRHHADAEGRLVKVEAQLLLDAGAYADTSSEALAAAVSFACGPYVVPNAFIEGWAVRTNNPPSGHVRGEGAMQVCAAYEAQMDKLAKKLGLDPAELRMRNVMSTGDVLPTGQSVTCPAPVAELLQAVQEFPLPALPKDTPEEEWLLPGGPEGAGEPGAVRRGVGYGLGMVHMLGAEGADEVSTATVKVHDGIATVLCAAVDTGQGFSTLARQIVQETLGIDEVHIAQVDTDQPSAGPGCRGRHTWVSGGAVERAAKMVRTQLLQPLAHKFGMSTELLQITDGKITSYDGVLSTTVAEALDGKELWATAQCRPHPTEPLDGAGQGDAFVGLAFCAIRAVVDVDIELGSVRVVELAVAQDVGRVLNPAQLAARIEAGVTQGVGVALTENLRTPRGLIRHPDLTGYALPTALDAPDIQIVKLVEERDVVAPFGAKAASAVPVVTSPAAIAAAVRAATGRPVNRLPIRPQAAVVTGA
- a CDS encoding SUKH-4 family immunity protein; this encodes MTTGPMGLTDLNDLNEPGHLSAPAVLAGGPVTRSGLALDLPARLLDEEFGQGSVWRFEDFDFPATLTHEPTRRFLRDMGLPEGHGFFQLDTDIPLPTLAEYHAGEHPAGSTAGRLPPRAAHLIRLGHFVEGNSLVVDGTTGAILNWSEPESALCPLDADISTLAFTLWLLHREKREGAPTGCWVEALRNEACAGSGAARETAAGIEPA
- a CDS encoding helix-turn-helix domain-containing protein, whose amino-acid sequence is MTAETSQTLDRGLRVLKLLADTDHGLTVTELSTKLGVNRTVVYRLLATLEQHSLVRRDLGGRARVGLGVLRLGRQVHPLVREAALPALRSLAEDIGATAHLTLVDGTEALAVAVVEPTWTDYHVAYRAGFRHSLDRGAAGRAILSGRQQPGDWPGYALTHGELEAGASGAAAPLLGVAGVEGSVGVVMLADAVPERVGPRVMHAAREVADALR
- a CDS encoding DEAD/DEAH box helicase; its protein translation is MTTTAASHHLSPAFPGRAPWGTASKLRAWQQGAMEKYLQEQPRDFLAVATPGAGKTTFALTLASWLLHHHVVQQVTVVAPTEHLKKQWAEAAARIGIKLDPEYSAGPLGKEYHGVAVTYAGVGVRPMLHRNRSEQRKTLVILDEIHHAGDSKSWGEACLEAFEPATRRLALTGTPFRSDTNPIPFVTYEEGTDGIRRSSADYTYGYGNALADNVVRPVIFLSYSGNMRWRTKAGDEIAARLGEPMTKDAVSQAWRTALDPRGEWMPSVLRAADQRLTEVRKAIPDAGALVIASDQDSARAYAKLIREITGTSATVVLSDDSGASDRIDEFSHSTDRWMVAVRMVSEGVDVPRLAVGVYATTISTPLFFAQVVGRFVRSRRRGETASVFLPTVPDLLTFANEMEVERDHALDKPKKEGEEDPYAEEEKLLQEAEKQQDEDTGEQDMLPFEALESDAVFDRVMYNGAEFGMQAHPGSEEEQDYLGIPGLLEPDQVQLLLQKRQARQIAHSRRKPDAEADLVELPAERRPVVTHKELLELRKQLNGMVGAYSHQSGKPHGVIHTEVRRVCGGPPSAEATAGQLRQRIAKVQEWATRMK